In Patescibacteria group bacterium, the following are encoded in one genomic region:
- the infC gene encoding translation initiation factor IF-3: MSNWQIQSPKVRLVDENGEFVGILERDKAIFFAKDRGFDLAIVAENANPPVAKLIDFGKYQYEQEKIARKQRKGKTGELKEIRIGFKISEHDLDIKIKRAEKFIVKGHRVRVNLRLRGREMQFQPRAYEMLAKFAEKLAKISTIESPASKERNQFNILLKPAKSQN, encoded by the coding sequence ATCTCAAATTGGCAAATCCAATCCCCCAAAGTGCGTTTGGTTGATGAAAATGGTGAGTTTGTGGGAATTTTAGAGCGCGATAAGGCGATTTTTTTTGCCAAAGACCGCGGTTTTGACTTGGCGATCGTGGCTGAAAATGCTAATCCACCAGTGGCCAAATTAATTGATTTTGGTAAGTACCAGTATGAACAGGAAAAAATTGCCCGCAAACAAAGAAAAGGTAAAACAGGTGAATTAAAAGAAATTCGAATTGGCTTTAAAATTTCCGAGCACGATTTGGACATCAAGATCAAACGGGCGGAAAAATTTATTGTCAAAGGCCATCGCGTTCGCGTAAATTTAAGGCTCAGGGGACGGGAAATGCAATTTCAACCCAGAGCTTATGAAATGCTGGCAAAATTTGCCGAAAAATTAGCAAAAATTAGCACCATTGAATCCCCAGCCAGCAAAGAACGCAATCAATTTAACATCTTGTTAAAACCGGCCAAAAGCCAAAACTAA